Proteins encoded by one window of Kineosporia sp. NBRC 101731:
- a CDS encoding alpha/beta fold hydrolase produces MESVVSPVDGTRIVYRTFPCDSGDETAPTVLMSHGTALSQAIWRGFGYVRALTRTHRVITVDLRGHGRSEGPHQATAYGMDSFVTDLVAVLDQTGTATADYVGYSLGGRVGFSLAATHPARLHRFVSIAGAASTARGTFDQVFFPGCIAALEKEGMDGFLRGWQSHTGAPLDAATRHAFSANDPVALAAYMSRAEEDPGVNDETLQRFAVPTQMIVGSLDLERVTAARHVHEVLPGARLLVVDGATHGTILREPRTLGTVTDFLAPA; encoded by the coding sequence GTGGAATCCGTAGTCAGCCCCGTCGACGGCACGCGCATCGTCTACCGCACCTTTCCGTGCGACTCAGGTGACGAGACTGCTCCGACCGTGCTGATGTCCCACGGCACCGCGTTGTCCCAGGCCATCTGGCGGGGCTTCGGCTACGTCCGCGCCCTCACCCGCACGCATCGGGTGATCACGGTGGACCTCCGGGGCCACGGGCGGAGCGAGGGCCCGCACCAGGCGACGGCCTACGGCATGGATTCGTTCGTCACGGACCTGGTCGCGGTGCTGGACCAGACCGGGACCGCAACGGCGGACTACGTCGGTTACTCCCTCGGGGGGCGCGTCGGGTTCTCCCTGGCCGCCACCCACCCGGCCCGGCTGCATCGATTCGTCAGCATCGCCGGCGCCGCGAGCACGGCCCGGGGCACGTTCGACCAGGTCTTCTTCCCCGGCTGCATCGCGGCCCTGGAGAAAGAGGGGATGGACGGTTTCCTCCGGGGCTGGCAGTCCCACACCGGTGCACCGCTCGACGCCGCCACCCGCCACGCCTTCTCCGCGAACGATCCCGTGGCACTCGCTGCCTACATGTCCCGTGCGGAAGAAGATCCGGGTGTGAACGACGAGACGCTGCAACGCTTCGCCGTACCGACGCAGATGATCGTCGGTTCCCTGGACCTCGAACGCGTAACGGCTGCGCGCCATGTGCACGAAGTGCTGCCAGGTGCACGACTTCTCGTGGTGGACGGCGCCACACACGGCACGATCCTGAGGGAACCGCGCACGCTGGGGACGGTGACGGACTTCCTCGCGCCGGCCTGA
- a CDS encoding methylated-DNA--[protein]-cysteine S-methyltransferase, with amino-acid sequence MTDLLDRGLTEHGKGFGPGAAPADQQAVLRARLARAAGEHDLLDVAYRTIDTELGPLLLAATPQGLVRVAFAVEGHEKVLTDLADRVGPRVLHAPAQLDLAAHQIDEYLHGGRQHFDLMLDLRLASGSFRHSVLTHLQTLAYGSTASYAAVAVAAGSPKAVRAVGTACARNPLPVVVPCHRVVRSDGTMGQYVGGPAAKQTLLQLESSGTTP; translated from the coding sequence CTGACCGACCTGCTCGACCGTGGACTCACCGAGCATGGGAAGGGCTTCGGGCCCGGCGCCGCTCCTGCGGATCAGCAGGCCGTGTTGCGAGCGCGGCTCGCCCGTGCGGCCGGTGAGCACGACCTGCTCGATGTCGCCTACCGCACGATCGATACGGAGCTGGGCCCGTTGCTGCTGGCGGCGACGCCGCAAGGGCTGGTCCGGGTGGCATTCGCGGTGGAGGGTCATGAGAAGGTGCTGACCGACCTGGCCGATCGTGTCGGGCCGCGGGTTCTTCATGCTCCGGCGCAGCTCGACCTGGCCGCTCACCAGATCGACGAGTACCTGCACGGGGGGCGGCAGCACTTCGACCTCATGCTCGATCTTCGCTTGGCCTCCGGCAGCTTTCGGCACAGCGTGCTCACCCACCTGCAGACTCTCGCGTACGGCAGCACAGCCAGTTACGCCGCGGTCGCGGTGGCCGCGGGCAGCCCCAAGGCCGTGCGAGCCGTGGGCACGGCCTGCGCCCGGAATCCCCTGCCGGTCGTGGTCCCGTGCCACCGGGTGGTGCGCAGCGACGGCACGATGGGTCAGTACGTCGGCGGGCCGGCTGCCAAGCAGACGCTGCTGCAGCTGGAATCGTCTGGCACAACGCCCTAG
- a CDS encoding WhiB family transcriptional regulator — translation MAELSRLPVPVADVWEWQYQGSCREADPQLFFHPEGERGPARHKRDAAAVAVCAGCPVMQQCREHGLSVREPYGVWGGLTEEDRESIYTAERKERREARKEAQLRAAS, via the coding sequence ATGGCTGAGCTTTCTCGTCTCCCCGTCCCCGTCGCCGACGTGTGGGAGTGGCAGTACCAGGGTTCGTGCCGCGAGGCCGACCCCCAGCTCTTCTTCCACCCCGAGGGTGAGCGTGGCCCGGCCCGTCACAAACGTGACGCAGCAGCGGTCGCCGTGTGCGCCGGCTGCCCGGTCATGCAGCAGTGCCGTGAGCACGGCCTGTCGGTGCGCGAACCGTATGGCGTGTGGGGCGGCCTCACCGAGGAAGACCGCGAGAGCATCTACACGGCCGAGCGCAAAGAGCGTCGTGAAGCCCGCAAGGAAGCTCAGCTGCGCGCAGCCAGCTGA
- a CDS encoding NAD(P)/FAD-dependent oxidoreductase → MMTDAAFAHRRRARIVVVGAGFAGFEAARGLSRTAGEAVEIVLINPTNYFLYLPLLPEVAAGVLDPRRITVSLSQTLPKVRLVLGSVEGIDLKARAVTYVDAEDQKGTLGYDRLVIAAGSVNKLLPVPGVDEYAHGFRGIPEAVYLRDHIVRQIALADTTDDQAERDQRCTFVVAGAGYTGTEVAAQGPLITDVLLADRPRLAGQKVRWLLLDTAERVLPSLDQRLSKSSDRVLRRRGVEVMMGESVKEATPEGVLLTNGDFVRTRSLIWCVGVQPDPLVSDLGLPADKGRLVVDEYLNVPGHPEIFACGDIAAVPDLTRPGEATAMTAQHATRQGKRAAANVAASFGHGERKAYKHHDLGFVVDLGGTQAAANPLRIPLSGLPAKAVTRGYHLLSMPGNRVRTATEWALNSVLPRESAELGLVRAHAVPLDSASPEIPRR, encoded by the coding sequence ATGATGACGGATGCTGCCTTCGCCCATCGTCGGCGCGCGAGAATCGTTGTTGTGGGGGCGGGCTTCGCCGGGTTCGAGGCTGCCCGTGGGCTGAGCCGAACCGCAGGTGAGGCCGTCGAGATCGTCCTGATCAACCCGACCAACTACTTCCTCTACCTGCCGCTCTTGCCCGAGGTGGCGGCCGGGGTGCTGGATCCCCGCCGGATTACGGTGTCCCTGTCACAGACGCTGCCGAAGGTGCGGCTCGTGCTCGGATCGGTGGAGGGCATCGACCTCAAGGCCCGGGCGGTGACCTATGTCGATGCCGAGGATCAGAAGGGCACGCTGGGCTACGACCGGCTCGTGATCGCCGCGGGCAGCGTGAACAAGTTGCTGCCCGTGCCGGGTGTGGACGAATACGCCCACGGTTTCCGGGGCATCCCCGAGGCGGTCTACCTGCGCGACCACATCGTCCGGCAGATCGCGCTCGCCGACACCACCGACGATCAGGCGGAGCGTGACCAGCGATGCACCTTCGTCGTGGCCGGTGCCGGGTACACGGGCACAGAGGTAGCGGCGCAGGGCCCTCTGATCACGGATGTCCTACTGGCCGACCGGCCCCGGCTGGCGGGTCAGAAGGTGCGATGGCTGCTGCTCGACACCGCGGAGCGGGTACTCCCCTCGCTCGATCAGCGACTGTCGAAGTCTTCAGACCGGGTGCTGCGCCGCCGCGGTGTCGAGGTGATGATGGGCGAGTCGGTGAAAGAGGCCACACCCGAGGGGGTTCTGCTCACCAACGGAGACTTCGTGCGCACCCGCAGTCTGATCTGGTGCGTCGGTGTGCAGCCCGACCCACTGGTATCCGACCTCGGTCTGCCGGCCGATAAAGGACGCCTCGTGGTTGACGAATACCTCAACGTTCCGGGGCATCCCGAGATCTTTGCGTGCGGCGACATTGCCGCCGTCCCCGACCTGACCCGGCCCGGCGAGGCCACGGCCATGACTGCCCAGCACGCCACCCGTCAGGGCAAACGCGCCGCGGCCAACGTCGCGGCCTCCTTCGGGCACGGCGAGCGCAAGGCCTACAAGCACCACGACCTGGGCTTCGTCGTTGACCTCGGCGGCACGCAGGCAGCTGCGAACCCGTTGCGGATCCCCCTGTCCGGCCTCCCCGCCAAGGCCGTGACCCGTGGCTACCACCTGCTCTCGATGCCGGGTAACCGCGTCCGCACCGCCACCGAGTGGGCCCTCAATTCCGTGCTTCCCCGGGAATCCGCCGAACTGGGCCTGGTCCGGGCCCACGCCGTGCCCCTCGATTCCGCCTCCCCCGAAATTCCACGCCGCTGA
- a CDS encoding M15 family metallopeptidase, with the protein MPSHRADTAAPALRPRNNKGSRSTGPQRRSGSSSARRPIGKSRSSLSAPQVGIAGALGIATIAAPISGAMADPMPQAKVNQISSTVASVSTVAFPTRADAAGVGVATLKVVMTDSVSAETPDLLAAPKTIIVDRASRSGERSVLPGCSGVPTTSTASNGQLPDSSLCTLWDTNHRLRADAAVALAKLNIAYKQQFGDDMCLTDSYRSLSQQYSVKARKPTLAAVPGTSEHGWGLAVDMCDGVETGSGARFQWLVDNAASYGWDNPDWAKSGGGGPYEPWHWEYTAGE; encoded by the coding sequence GTGCCGTCGCATCGCGCCGACACAGCTGCCCCTGCGTTACGTCCCAGGAACAACAAGGGATCGCGGTCCACCGGACCGCAGCGTCGTTCAGGTTCCAGCTCTGCCCGTCGACCCATCGGTAAGTCCCGCTCATCGCTGAGTGCCCCCCAGGTCGGCATCGCCGGCGCGCTGGGCATCGCCACGATCGCCGCGCCCATCAGTGGTGCGATGGCCGACCCGATGCCGCAGGCGAAGGTCAACCAGATCAGCAGCACGGTCGCCAGTGTCAGCACGGTGGCCTTCCCGACCCGGGCCGATGCCGCGGGTGTGGGGGTCGCGACCCTCAAGGTCGTCATGACCGACTCGGTCTCGGCCGAGACGCCCGACCTGCTCGCCGCACCCAAGACGATCATCGTCGACCGGGCCTCACGCTCGGGCGAGCGCTCCGTGCTGCCCGGGTGCAGCGGTGTGCCGACCACGAGCACCGCGAGCAACGGTCAGCTCCCCGACAGCTCGCTCTGCACGCTGTGGGACACGAACCACCGTTTGCGCGCCGATGCCGCAGTCGCCCTGGCGAAGCTCAACATCGCGTACAAGCAGCAGTTCGGCGACGACATGTGTCTGACCGACTCGTACCGCTCGCTCAGCCAGCAGTACTCGGTGAAGGCCCGCAAACCCACACTCGCGGCAGTTCCCGGTACCAGCGAGCACGGCTGGGGCCTGGCTGTCGACATGTGTGACGGCGTCGAGACCGGTAGCGGTGCGCGCTTCCAGTGGCTCGTCGACAATGCGGCGTCGTACGGCTGGGACAACCCCGACTGGGCGAAGTCCGGTGGCGGCGGCCCTTACGAGCCGTGGCACTGGGAGTACACCGCCGGAGAATGA